A genomic segment from Dendropsophus ebraccatus isolate aDenEbr1 chromosome 7, aDenEbr1.pat, whole genome shotgun sequence encodes:
- the LOC138797846 gene encoding uncharacterized protein encodes MASGMRKPGLAQRKKTGAKPELTEEQKQEIREAFDLFDTDGSGTIDVKELKVAMRALGFEPKKEEMKKMIADIDKDGSGTIDFEDFLSLMTHKMSEKDSKEEIMKAFRLFDDDGTGKISFKNLKRVAKELGENLTDEELQEMIDEADRDGDGEINEQEFLRIMRKTSLY; translated from the exons GCATCTGGAATGAGAAAACCGGGGCTCGCCCAACGTAAGAAAACTGGAGCAAAACCAGAGCTAACAGAAGAACAAAAGCAAGAGATCCGAGAAGCGTTTGACTTGTTTGACACCGATGGGTCCGGGACTATTGATGTTAAGGAACTGAAG GTTGCCATGCGCGCCTTAGGTTTTGAGCCAAAGAAggaggaaatgaaaaaaatgataGCGGACATTGATAAGGACGGCTCTGGCACCATTGACTTTGAAGATTTCTTGTCTCTGATGACGCATAAGATG AGCGAAAAAGACTCTAAAGAAGAAATTATGAAAGCTTTCCGGTTATTTGACGACGACGGCACAGGAAAGATTTCCTTTAAAAACCTAAAGAGGGTTGCAAAGGAATTAGGTGAAAACCTGACCGACGAAGAATTACAG GAAATGATTGATGAAGCCGATCGTGATGGAGATGGGGAAATCAATGAACAGGAATTTCTGAGGATCATGAGGAAGACGAGCCTTTACTGA